A genomic segment from uncultured Marinifilum sp. encodes:
- a CDS encoding YiiX/YebB-like N1pC/P60 family cysteine hydrolase: MHFDLQKGDLIFQDLDSDSISDAIESVTGGKEQLNFSHVGIVEIDKTGKVFILEAISKGVSLTPLDTFLNRNVNDKGEPKVAVARLKSEYKDRINAAIEYGKTLIGLPYDDVYLIGDSNYYCSELIYEMFVNTGDSSAIFVLNPMTFKNPNTHEFLPFWLDYYQKKQVEIPEGKLGLNPNGMYKSQNIDIIYPYNKE; this comes from the coding sequence ATGCATTTTGATTTACAGAAAGGGGATTTGATTTTTCAGGATTTAGATTCCGATTCCATAAGCGATGCAATAGAATCTGTTACTGGAGGTAAGGAGCAACTTAATTTTTCTCATGTTGGAATTGTTGAGATCGATAAAACGGGAAAAGTATTTATTTTGGAAGCTATATCTAAGGGAGTTTCACTAACACCTTTAGATACTTTTTTAAATAGAAATGTAAATGATAAAGGAGAACCTAAAGTTGCTGTTGCCAGATTAAAATCGGAATATAAAGATAGAATAAATGCAGCCATAGAATATGGCAAAACTTTAATAGGATTGCCTTACGATGATGTTTACCTGATTGGTGATTCTAACTATTATTGTTCCGAACTAATTTATGAAATGTTTGTGAATACTGGAGATTCCAGTGCGATTTTTGTTTTAAATCCCATGACTTTCAAAAATCCGAATACCCATGAGTTTTTGCCTTTTTGGCTTGATTATTATCAGAAAAAGCAAGTTGAAATTCCAGAGGGCAAATTGGGCTTAAATCCCAACGGTATGTATAAATCTCAAAATATTGATATTATTTATCCTTACAATAAGGAATAA
- a CDS encoding 2-oxoglutarate dehydrogenase E1 component: MDKFSFLGNSEIEYIDELYQSYKDNPESVEESWRTFFQGFDFATAKFPVKQTLSEEIPAANKSMSKEFNVMNLIQAYRQRGHLFTKTNPVRNRRKYFPTLDIETFDLSESDLETSFHAGKEIGIGFAKLKDIVSHLQETYCRSIGAEYVFVRHPQMLKWLQKKMESTKNTPHFTDEQCKHIYYHLKMAVGFENYIHKKFVGQKRFSLEGTETLIPALDAMIERGAELGVQEFIFGMAHRGRLNILANILEKPYANIFKEFVGEEYEEDIALGDVKYHLGYGNTVKTDDGSEVKLHLAPNPSHLETVGAVVQGISRSKIDNDYKGNQDKLVPVVIHGDAAIAAQGIVYETVQMAQLKGYKTGGTIHLVINNQVGFTTNYLDARSSTYCTDVAKVTRSPVFHVNGDDVESLVFTIKMAMEYRQEFNSDVFIDILSYRKHGHNEGDEPRFTQPILYKEIAKHKNPRDLYAKHLIEKGIYTQSDITSINSEYTKLLDEKFELSKNFDKVVIQPFLDNYYKNIRYSTDIDFESSPETGVNKKTLLALADKITSLPKDLKFFKKIGKLMSDRKNMIDNNRLDWAMGELLAYSSLLSEGNSVRISGQDSERGTFSHRHAALVIEDSDKKYFPLKNLSENQAPFHVYNSSLSEYGVLGYEYGYAMAHPTGLTIWEAQFGDFHNVAQAVIDQYISAAEDKWGIKNGLVMYLPHGYEGQGAEHSSARIERFLTLCANNNMQITNPTTPANLFHMLRRQIKREIRVPLVCFSPKSLLRHPACVSSIDELSKGHFQEVIDDNNVISEEVRRVVFCSGKIYYDLLAEKNNLNAQDIALVRIEQLYPFPHQKTDQILKRYPNALLHLWVQEEPENMGAWQFVNYAFKNKNISLVPVARQASGSPATGLSKIHALGQKEIINKVFRKCTCKRKLKYCGLQCVAGSSHEEILRQHEYFEKKKSKLLM; the protein is encoded by the coding sequence ATGGATAAATTCAGTTTTTTAGGTAATAGTGAAATCGAATATATTGATGAACTATACCAATCCTATAAAGATAATCCCGAATCAGTTGAAGAAAGCTGGAGAACCTTTTTTCAGGGATTCGATTTTGCTACTGCTAAATTTCCTGTAAAACAGACTTTGTCTGAGGAAATCCCCGCTGCAAATAAATCGATGAGCAAAGAATTTAATGTTATGAATTTAATTCAGGCTTATCGTCAACGTGGGCATTTATTTACAAAAACCAATCCGGTACGTAATCGACGAAAATATTTCCCCACTTTGGATATCGAAACTTTCGATTTATCTGAAAGCGATTTGGAAACCTCATTTCATGCAGGAAAAGAAATTGGAATTGGTTTTGCTAAATTAAAAGATATTGTTTCTCATCTTCAAGAAACTTATTGCCGATCGATAGGAGCTGAGTATGTATTTGTACGTCATCCACAAATGTTAAAATGGCTGCAAAAGAAGATGGAAAGTACTAAAAACACTCCCCACTTTACCGATGAGCAGTGTAAGCACATTTATTACCACCTTAAAATGGCAGTTGGTTTCGAAAACTATATTCATAAAAAATTTGTTGGCCAAAAACGTTTTTCTCTGGAAGGTACCGAAACTCTTATACCTGCTCTTGATGCCATGATTGAACGTGGAGCAGAATTGGGAGTTCAGGAATTTATTTTTGGAATGGCTCATCGCGGACGCTTAAATATTCTTGCTAACATACTCGAAAAACCTTATGCTAACATTTTTAAAGAATTTGTAGGAGAAGAATACGAAGAAGACATAGCATTGGGAGATGTAAAATATCATCTTGGATATGGAAATACGGTTAAAACTGATGATGGTAGCGAAGTAAAACTCCATTTAGCGCCAAACCCTTCTCATCTAGAAACTGTTGGCGCTGTGGTTCAAGGCATTTCGCGTTCAAAAATTGATAACGATTATAAAGGAAATCAGGATAAACTAGTACCTGTTGTTATACATGGCGATGCTGCAATTGCTGCACAGGGAATTGTTTACGAAACAGTTCAAATGGCACAATTAAAAGGATATAAAACAGGAGGAACCATTCATCTGGTAATTAACAATCAGGTTGGATTTACCACCAATTACCTTGATGCACGCTCGAGTACTTATTGTACCGATGTTGCCAAAGTAACACGTAGCCCTGTTTTTCATGTAAATGGTGATGATGTTGAATCTTTAGTTTTTACCATAAAAATGGCAATGGAATATCGTCAGGAATTTAATTCCGATGTATTCATCGACATTTTATCGTACCGAAAACATGGACATAACGAAGGTGATGAACCTCGTTTTACGCAACCTATTTTATATAAAGAAATTGCAAAACATAAAAATCCACGTGATCTTTATGCTAAGCATCTTATCGAAAAAGGTATTTATACACAAAGTGATATTACTAGTATAAACTCGGAGTATACCAAATTACTTGACGAAAAATTTGAACTTTCAAAAAACTTCGATAAAGTTGTTATTCAACCCTTTTTAGATAATTATTATAAAAATATCAGATACTCAACAGATATTGATTTTGAATCATCGCCCGAAACAGGTGTAAATAAAAAAACATTACTAGCTCTAGCAGATAAAATAACAAGTCTACCTAAAGATCTCAAGTTTTTTAAGAAAATTGGCAAGCTAATGAGCGATCGTAAAAATATGATCGATAACAATCGTTTAGATTGGGCTATGGGTGAATTACTAGCCTACTCCAGCTTGTTATCGGAAGGAAATTCGGTAAGAATTAGTGGACAAGATTCTGAACGAGGAACTTTCTCGCACCGACATGCTGCTTTGGTAATCGAAGATTCTGATAAAAAATACTTTCCCCTTAAAAATCTGAGCGAAAATCAGGCCCCATTCCATGTTTACAATTCATCTTTAAGTGAATATGGTGTATTGGGATATGAATATGGTTATGCTATGGCTCATCCTACAGGATTAACAATTTGGGAAGCTCAATTTGGCGATTTCCATAATGTGGCACAGGCTGTTATAGACCAATACATAAGTGCAGCAGAAGATAAATGGGGAATTAAAAACGGACTGGTTATGTACCTGCCCCACGGATATGAAGGACAAGGTGCCGAACATTCTAGTGCAAGAATTGAGCGATTCCTGACTCTATGTGCAAACAATAATATGCAAATTACCAACCCAACAACGCCTGCAAATTTGTTTCACATGCTAAGACGACAGATAAAACGTGAAATTCGTGTTCCTTTGGTATGCTTTTCTCCAAAGAGTTTGCTTCGTCATCCTGCCTGTGTTTCTAGTATAGACGAATTATCGAAGGGACATTTTCAGGAAGTAATTGACGATAACAATGTTATTTCAGAAGAAGTACGTCGAGTTGTTTTCTGTTCGGGTAAAATCTATTACGATTTATTAGCCGAAAAGAATAATTTAAATGCCCAAGACATTGCTTTGGTAAGAATAGAGCAATTGTATCCTTTTCCTCATCAAAAAACAGATCAAATCCTAAAAAGATATCCAAATGCTTTATTACACCTTTGGGTTCAGGAAGAGCCAGAAAACATGGGAGCATGGCAATTTGTAAACTATGCATTTAAAAATAAAAATATAAGCTTAGTTCCTGTTGCACGTCAGGCAAGTGGAAGTCCTGCAACTGGTTTATCTAAAATTCATGCCTTAGGTCAAAAAGAAATTATTAATAAAGTATTTAGAAAGTGCACATGTAAACGCAAACTAAAATATTGTGGTTTGCAATGTGTTGCAGGAAGCTCTCATGAAGAGATTCTTCGTCAACATGAATATTTCGAGAAGAAGAAAAGTAAACTGTTAATGTAA
- the odhB gene encoding 2-oxoglutarate dehydrogenase complex dihydrolipoyllysine-residue succinyltransferase, whose translation MIEIKIPSPGESISEVEIASWFVASGDIVEKDQDIAEIESDKATLTLVADEGGKIEILAQEGDTVEVGSVACKIDTSFAGETPAPKAETTKEEAPAKVSEPVATETKKVESDNFKDVKISPVAKKLMEENQLSVDDVIAGLQRLSKKDIQAVVDIKGNAPAISDQTKEISRDAKRTKMTNLRKKLSARLVSVKNETAMLTTFNEVDMTAVMELRKKYQKKFVETHDIKLGFMSFFTKAASEALKLHPAVNSMIDGDEIVTPQYADIAIAVQTPKGLMVPVIRNTESLGLADIEKNLMSLANKARTGKISLDEMTGGTFTITNGGVFGSLLSTPIINPPQSGILGMHNIVERPVAVNGKVEIRPMMYIALSYDHRVIDGKDSVGFLVKIKEMIENPHKMLFDGKDPDSLLLGL comes from the coding sequence ATGATTGAAATAAAAATACCTAGCCCAGGAGAATCCATTTCTGAAGTAGAAATAGCCAGTTGGTTTGTTGCCAGCGGCGATATTGTTGAAAAGGATCAGGATATCGCTGAAATTGAATCGGATAAGGCAACACTAACTCTTGTTGCCGATGAAGGTGGAAAGATTGAAATTCTGGCACAAGAAGGCGATACCGTAGAAGTTGGATCTGTTGCCTGTAAAATTGATACTAGCTTTGCAGGTGAAACACCAGCTCCCAAAGCTGAAACTACAAAGGAGGAAGCTCCAGCTAAAGTATCAGAACCTGTTGCTACCGAAACAAAAAAAGTAGAATCTGATAATTTTAAGGATGTTAAGATTTCTCCTGTAGCCAAAAAGTTAATGGAGGAAAACCAACTTTCGGTAGATGATGTAATTGCCGGACTTCAACGCTTATCGAAAAAAGACATACAGGCTGTTGTTGATATTAAGGGAAATGCACCAGCTATTTCGGATCAAACTAAAGAAATTTCGAGAGATGCAAAGCGTACTAAAATGACTAATCTTCGAAAGAAATTAAGTGCGCGTTTGGTATCGGTTAAGAATGAAACTGCAATGTTAACTACTTTTAACGAAGTAGATATGACCGCGGTAATGGAGCTAAGAAAAAAATATCAGAAGAAATTCGTAGAAACACACGATATCAAACTTGGCTTTATGTCTTTCTTTACTAAAGCAGCTTCGGAAGCCTTAAAACTGCATCCGGCAGTAAATTCGATGATTGATGGTGACGAAATTGTAACACCTCAGTATGCCGATATTGCAATCGCTGTGCAAACACCTAAAGGTTTAATGGTTCCTGTAATCAGAAATACAGAAAGTCTAGGTCTGGCCGATATTGAGAAAAACTTAATGAGCTTGGCAAACAAAGCTCGCACTGGTAAAATCAGTTTAGATGAGATGACTGGCGGAACCTTTACCATTACCAATGGCGGCGTTTTTGGTTCTTTGCTGAGTACTCCAATTATTAACCCACCACAATCGGGAATTTTAGGAATGCACAACATTGTGGAGCGTCCGGTTGCAGTAAATGGCAAGGTGGAAATTCGTCCAATGATGTACATTGCTCTCTCCTACGATCACCGTGTGATTGATGGTAAAGATTCGGTTGGTTTCCTTGTGAAAATTAAAGAAATGATTGAAAATCCACACAAAATGCTGTTCGATGGTAAAGATCCGGATAGTTTATTGTTAGGCTTATAA